Within Fusobacterium gonidiaformans ATCC 25563, the genomic segment TACTATCAAAAGAAAGACAAAAAATCTGTAAGAGAAATACAAGAAGAGGCTTTAGAAGAGTTTGATACTATGGTGGAAGTATTGAGAAGATATAAAATCGAGGTAAAAGTATTAGAAGATACTTTACACCCATATACTCCGGATAGTATTTTTCCGAATAACTGGTTTTCCAGTCATGAAAACGGAAGCATTGTTTTGTATCCTATGTTTGCTGAAAATAGAAGATTAGAAAGAAGAGAAGATATCTATGACTTTTTTGCGGAAGATAAAATGAACATTTTAGATTATAGTCCTTTGGAGAAAGAGGAGATTTATTTAGAAGGGACGGGCTCTTTAGTCTTAGACAGAAAAAATCGGAAGGCTTATTGTTCCCTATCCAAAAGAGCAGATGAAAGGCTGTTAGATATTTTTTGTCAAGATTTAGTGTATCAAAAAATAGCATTTCATTCCTATCAGACTGTTGAAATGGAAAGAAAAGAAATTTATCATACCAATGTGATGATGTCTGTTGGAGAAAAATTTGCGATTTTATGTGCAGATAGTATTGATAATTTGGAAGAACGAGCAAAGGTCATAGCAAGTTTAGAAGAAGATGGGAAAGAAATTATTTTCATTACAGAAGAACAGGTAGAACACTTTTTAGGAAATGCCTTAGAATTAAAGAATGAAGAAGGAGTCCATCTTTGTATTATGTCTGCCACGGCTGAAAAAATATTGACAGAGGAACAAAGAAAGAGTTTAGAAAAATATGCAGTAATTATCCCTGTAAAAGTATCTACCATTGAAAAATATGGTGGTGGTTCTGCAAGGTGTATGTTAGCAGAATTGTATTAAATTTTTAAATAGTCCTGGAAAAGAAAAGTTCCTATTTGACCAAATGGATTCCATTTGATTTAAGAGGAACTTTTTCTATAAGCAACATATTTTGGGGGTT encodes:
- the ctlX gene encoding citrulline utilization hydrolase CtlX; this translates as MQSHITGKVLMVRPVCFGYNEETAVNNYYQKKDKKSVREIQEEALEEFDTMVEVLRRYKIEVKVLEDTLHPYTPDSIFPNNWFSSHENGSIVLYPMFAENRRLERREDIYDFFAEDKMNILDYSPLEKEEIYLEGTGSLVLDRKNRKAYCSLSKRADERLLDIFCQDLVYQKIAFHSYQTVEMERKEIYHTNVMMSVGEKFAILCADSIDNLEERAKVIASLEEDGKEIIFITEEQVEHFLGNALELKNEEGVHLCIMSATAEKILTEEQRKSLEKYAVIIPVKVSTIEKYGGGSARCMLAELY